The following coding sequences lie in one Syngnathoides biaculeatus isolate LvHL_M chromosome 16, ASM1980259v1, whole genome shotgun sequence genomic window:
- the LOC133514499 gene encoding transcription factor Sox-9-B-like, translating into MNLLDPYLKMSEEQDKCLSDAPSPSMSEDSAGSPCPSGSGSGSGSDTESGRPSDMRLLHGADYKKEGDEEKFPVCIRDAVSQVLKGYDWTLVPMPVRVNGSSKNKPHVKRPMNAFMVWAQAARRKLADQYPHLHNAELSKTLGKLWRLLNEAEKRPFVEEAERLRVQHKKDHPDYKYQPRRRKSVKSGQSEPDDGEQTHISPNAIFKALQQADSPASSMGDMHSPAEHSGQSQGPPTPPTTPKTDLPSAKSDLKREGRPLQEGPSRQLNIDFGAVDIGELSSDVISNMGSFDVDEFDQYLPPHSHAAGQGGYAGGYGVSGSSAAGQGGNVGAWMSKQQHSLSALGATAAAADSAPQRAAQIKTEQLSPSHYSEQQGQGQGGSPQHVAYGSFSLQHYSAASYPPISRAHYDYSDHQAGGYYTHSSASGQAPGLYSSFGYMSSGQRPMYTPIADTAGVPSVPPAHSPQHWEQQPIYTQLSRP; encoded by the exons ATGAATCTCCTCGACCCTTACCTGAAAATGAGCGAAGAACAGGACAAGTGTCTCTCCGACGCGCCCAGTCCCAGCATGTCCGAGGACTCGGCCGGCTCGCCGTGCCCGTCCGGCTCCGGCTCGGGCTCCGGATCGGACACGGAGAGCGGCCGGCCCTCCGACATGCGCCTCCTGCACGGCGCCGACTACAAGAAGGAGGGCGACGAGGAGAAGTTCCCCGTGTGCATCCGGGACGCCGTGTCGCAGGTGCTGAAGGGCTACGACTGGACCCTGGTGCCCATGCCGGTGCGCGTCAACGGCTCCAGCAAGAACAAACCGCACGTCAAGAGGCCCATGAACGCCTTCATGGTTTGGGCCCAGGCGGCGCGTCGGAAGCTGGCCGACCAGTACCCGCACCTGCACAACGCGGAGCTCAGCAAAACTCTGGGGAAACTCTGGAG GCTCCTCAATGAGGCCGAGAAGCGACCGTTCGTGGAGGAGGCCGAGCGCCTCAGGGTGCAGCACAAGAAAGACCACCCGGACTACAAGTACCAGCCGCGGCGGAGGAAGTCGGTGAAGAGCGGCCAGAGCGAGCCCGACGACGGCGAGCAGACGCACATCTCGCCCAACGCCATCTTCAAGGCCTTGCAGCAGGCGGACTCGCCCGCCTCCAGCATGGGGGACATGCACTCCCCCGCAGAGCACTCAG GTCAGTCCCAGGGTCCGCCCACACCCCCGACCACCCCCAAGACAGACCTGCCCTCCGCCAAGTCCGACCTGAAGCGCGAGGGGCGCCCGCTTCAGGAAGGCCCGAGCCGCCAGCTCAACATCGACTTCGGCGCCGTGGACATCGGCGAGCTGAGCAGCGACGTCATCTCCAACATGGGCAGCTTCGACGTGGACGAGTTCGACCAGTACCTGCCGCCCCACAGCCACGCCGCCGGCCAGGGGGGCTACGCCGGCGGCTACGGCGTGAGCGGCTCTTCGGCGGCCGGGCAGGGCGGCAACGTCGGGGCCTGGATGTCCAAGCAGCAGCACTCTCTGAGCGCCTTGGGggcaacggcggcggcggcggattCGGCCCCGCAGCGAGCCGCTCAGATCAAGACGGAGCAACTGAGCCCGAGTCACTACAGCGAGCAGCAGGGGCAGGGGCAGGGGGGCTCCCCACAACACGTCGCTTACGGCTCCTTCAGCCTGCAGCACTACAGCGCCGCTTCGTACCCACCCATCAGCAGGGCCCATTATGACTATTCCGACCACCAGGCAGGGGGCTACTACACCCACTCGTCCGCTTCGGGCCAGGCCCCCGGCCTCTACTCCAGCTTCGGCTACATGAGCTCCGGCCAGAGGCCCATGTACACCCCCATCGCCGACACCGCCGGGGTCCCCTCGGTGCCGCCCGCCCACAGTCCCCAGCACTGGGAGCAGCAGCCCATTTACACCCAGCTGTCCCGGCCGTGA